One part of the Georgfuchsia toluolica genome encodes these proteins:
- a CDS encoding PIG-L deacetylase family protein, with product MPIPSSPARNATKTVIVFGAHPDDIEIGMAGTVSRLTACGNHVYSCIATVPDERECRIREARASAAILGIKEVIVLPIKANQLGYNRVSIGAVDSVIRQFRPHSVFTHWIEDSHQDHVNVTRCIVAATRKNNFNVYMYEQTIPGGITPAGFRAQYLIDVSKHIDRKIQSILAHASQMKRNGEWWLEGVRGRAMYRGYQIHTQYAEAFEIIKINGDTNLFADENSVAASHAAEATATSEVPSPTSPVY from the coding sequence ATGCCCATACCATCGTCTCCAGCACGCAACGCCACCAAGACCGTCATCGTCTTCGGCGCACATCCCGACGACATCGAAATCGGCATGGCCGGAACCGTTAGCCGCCTGACCGCTTGTGGCAACCACGTGTACTCGTGCATCGCCACGGTGCCCGACGAGCGCGAATGCCGCATCAGGGAAGCACGCGCGTCCGCAGCGATTCTCGGCATCAAGGAGGTGATCGTGCTGCCAATCAAGGCGAACCAACTCGGCTACAACCGGGTCAGCATCGGCGCCGTCGACTCGGTCATCAGGCAGTTCCGGCCGCATTCGGTATTCACGCACTGGATCGAGGATTCGCACCAGGACCATGTGAATGTGACGCGCTGCATCGTCGCCGCAACCCGGAAGAACAACTTCAACGTCTACATGTACGAACAAACCATCCCCGGCGGCATCACGCCTGCCGGTTTCCGCGCCCAATACCTGATCGATGTCTCCAAACACATCGACCGCAAGATCCAGAGCATCCTTGCCCACGCCAGCCAAATGAAACGAAATGGCGAGTGGTGGCTGGAAGGAGTCCGTGGCCGCGCCATGTATCGGGGCTACCAGATCCACACCCAGTACGCCGAGGCCTTCGAAATCATCAAAATCAACGGCGACACCAACCTGTTCGCCGACGAGAATTCCGTTGCCGCCAGCCATGCCGCCGAGGCCACCGCAACGAGCGAAGTGCCATCGCCCACCAGTCCAGTTTATTGA